The genome window agtgcaactgccgctgcgcctcggcttgttgacaaaaaagatgccagaagtctgtgaacgggccgttcaggtgttcagagcagagctcccggtcggagcggcagagcgtgatgtgcactgaaaagtttttctgtcgcaatattatcgttgagcaaacttaactagcaaactagcatcacaatctgctaacgttagctttagccttcgttttctattagtttttttcataggctataaacggaggtggtataagtatatatcttgtacttgagtaaaagtagaagtaccagaatgtaggaacaatcctgcaatcaaaatgttcctcaaataaaagtacaaaagtattatcatcaaaatatagttaaagtagcgacagtaaaagtagaagtgctcaggtcttgtactagaagcaccatagtgtaggaatactctgttacagtaaaagtactgcattcaaaatgttcctcaagtaaaagtattaaagtagcgacagtaaaagtagtcattgtgcagattggtccatttcagaataatatatattatatgttttataatgattgatcatgaaagtgttctcaaagctggttaaggtgcagctagtctgaagtactttgtagactgcagggtagctggtggatttactccaggtggaactaaagtctgatttaacacttgattatatctcacatcattcatccagatctgtgaagtaactaaagggattaaatacatgtagtggaggaaaagtacaccatgtacctctgaactgtagtggagtagaagtacaaagtagcaaaagaaacattgaaatacttaaataaagtacaagtatctcaaaattgtacccaagtagtacttgagtttatgaacttagttacaccagtggctataaagatagaaagactaagccttgcacagaggcatgaaaatacattttcaaaatgctcatcagtgctgccaaaatgttaaactcactgctacacaattaaaataaatgcttttatatatatttatattatatgtgactctttggcatttctgttcttagtaacactgctgctttagttgttctgactgctaaaatcatctcttattcctcattttaaagccgatattccgtgtttccctttttttaagaaaagtatcgaaaaagaatcggaatcgcaattcttgacttggtatcggtatcgaaaccaaaatgttggtatcgtgacaacactagcgtggactacaagtatttcagtgctgcgcgggggcgcagagggataacccaatagcgatagccttagagggctgcgccatttactcagagaagctgggttacagtaggtaacctcagttagtgttgttgcctgactttataaagtgtgtttataggcactactgcttgtaggcaggcatgacagtcgacccatgttcaggggaggtgggtttagtttcctgcacgcctcgacgtaagggagacgtaagcgacgctacctcttagctccgaagctcttgcctctagaccaggggcggcgggtgctgtaggctagggaaggctaagccttcccaaatatttgtgtcactgcatcctggtaaaatacaaatataatgtataatgtctgtgtctttgacattagcgctgctatgcagccacctgtgccctgtactatgaagccagttcaacataccctggatatgtttgagtaacaaactaactaacaacaacaaactaacaaacgagatcttgCTAAGCGGAACTgcggttacgtactgtaacccagcttctatgagtataggcgcagccctctaaggttcgggccccactggctccgccaatagctgaagaaaagctgtttgtgtgggagcagattgtagggactacttcctatttatacggaagtgagtccgcaggtgggcgtggattaagtctgtcagtgctgcacacgtggagagggattacccaatagcgatagccttagagggctgcacctatactcatagaagctgggttacagtacgtaaccccagttgctctctctgttgttgtttttttgtatcTTATTAAACTGAATATGTTTGGGTGTACACAATAACTAATTGAAAGATAACCTTGCACTTTTAGAGACTCGGAATGGCGTTTTTACTGTTTCGAAAACCAAACCAAACAATCACGCAAATCTGCAAATTCAATAATTGAATTGTAATTTGCAGCCCTATTTCACACCATGCAGTAGACATAAAGAAGTGAGTCTCTAAAACACACACTATTTGGCATTATAAAATGTGTGCATCAATGAATAATACCACTACAGCGGTACTCACCCTCTCACACATACTGAAGTGCACAGCTTAAGCATACTAAAGCcaggtaattaaaaaaaatgaaatgcaCTTTCAGACCAATTTgtgttattttattattaattgTATAAACAGTGGAGTTCCAGGCGCGAGTTGTGCATAGAAGCCTTTTTGAGAGGTCTAAAAAATCAAATATAATTAACAAATTAATTAACAGCTGCTGTGTGTGGCGGGGGCAATGTTTTGTACATATGTTCACAAATTCATCATCTGGATCCCAGACATACAGTCAGTTATGTTTAGTGCAGATCTATCCAAACAACATACTTGTTTTATAACATTCAACACTAAGAGGGCATGTAACAACTTATATTAACACTTAATCTTTAACAAAATACAGCAACCACATTGATTCTCCTCCTGGCAATTGTCTGACGGCGGCTAAAGTGTCTTTGAGCGATTTGTTCCACTCTCGGGGAAGTGCTCCAGTTTGTGTGTCACCAGAGGTTGATAGTGAGAAGTACCAGCATTGGATGATTCAGTCCAGGTCTTTGGTTTGTTGTGATATTGGCAATGTTCAACATAAAATACCATACCATGCTTATTGCAGCCTATTTACCATGTACTGATTATGTAAACCATATCCCAAAGCATATCACTCTATTCTTATTTGTGTTCAATATTTTGGAATGGATTTTTCTCAATTTATTTATAAAGACTTTTTTAGACTTTCACATTCAAAATCTAATTTTTCTAATTCAGTGCAGGTATAAAGAAGGGTGTTTCAGAAAAAATAATGTTTCTATTTAAAGCAACATATCAGCCCCATTTCAAACCAATTTATTTGATTTAGTTTGAGAAGCTGTCCACCAAAAGTATTTTTGTAGCTAAAAGGTAGTACACCTGGGCGTTATTTCTAACACAACAAAACCAATGGAGTTTGACCTGCTGAGAATTCAATGTTTGAGGCAATAAAGCTATCAAAAAAAAATGCTGTTAACCTCTGTCAAATGCATTAACATGCAACAATAACTTGAAATATAATAAATCTGGTATAATAGATCACATGTATTGAGCATGTTTTTAGTAGATATTATTAAAGTACCAAAATGAGTGGATGGCAGTCAAACAGATTCTGAAATGTAAAAATTATGAGGGGTCAGTCCTACAGATGTAAAATAGATATGTGATCAGGATGTTCCTGGTTGAAAACTAAACTGTGTCtaatctctcctctctctccttgtATCCAGTAAAATATAGGCCCAAAAGCTCAGAAATTATCATTTTTTTAAAAGTCTAAAATACTTTTGCTTTGGAAAATGTTCAGCAGTAGTCATGTGTAGTATAGTTGATATGTAATAAATAGGCTAAGGCATGCAAAAGCACCTGTACAATCATTCAGCAGACATACTCGGGGATCCTAAGATCTTTTCGCAGGTTTGGCAACAAGCCGCCTTTCTCTCTCGAGCTCCTTCTCACGCTGCTGCTCCTTCTCCAGCGCCTCGTTCTGcttctgctgctgcagcttcaaGGCTCTTTTCTGAGAGAAGACACAAGTTAACATTCAAACAGTGTGTGAACCGTTTAATTGCATTAATACACACGTTTTTTATGCCATTTTTTAACATCGCATCACCCATTTTCCAGtaatacattcaaagaaaaggtACCTTTAGTTTAGTTGTTTTTTCGTGGAGCATGATCATCTCTTTCCTTACGTTCACCAGTTTATTGTGGTAAACCTTTGCCTCTGTAAACTAAATACAACAAACTGGATTAGAAAGCATTCCCATTGGTAAGGAAAGAAAGCAGACAATGATAAGTGTGAAATATGAGATTATAATTCAGTCCCAACATACCAGTGAATTGAGGTCCAGTAAGGCATTACAATCTCTGAATTTGGTGACTTCTTGGTCCAGTGTGTCTAACAATATCACCTGATTTTGTCTGGTCCGGATACAAATGGAGAGAAAGAAGTAAAGTCAAGAGGCCTTTTTTCAACAAAACATTTCTTAAACTGAAAGGACATCTTCTAAATATTCAGAGTCAATATGTAGAGAATATTTACATATGCTAATTATTCGGATACATTCCTGGATGTTTAGAAGTGTTGCACAGATTGTTCATGTTTGTGAAAGACAGTTCAGCTTGTTTTGGATGGCTTTGTTCTTTACAAGTGAACCAGCATGTTCATAGTGAAATGAACGGTAAACTCAGCACTACCAGCATTAAAGCAACAGGACAACCCATCCAGTTCTGCCTGAAGCATGTTGACCTGTGCCACAGAGTTGTTTACTGTATACTGGTTTCTGTCATTATAGGAATCACATACTGACAGTCACCTGTTGGCTGTTTTATGTACTCAGTAATGGCTGAGTTTCGACCTTTATGATCTCTTTAACTCTGGGATAGATGGGACCATCCTTAATATTGAAGGAAAAATCAAAAGCAATAAACAAGCacgttttttattatttcttaTTTACTGAATTTCTTGATTTCATGGTTTTGGAGacattgaaaataaatgttttatttatttaagcacTTACTAACCAAGTGAATGAACTAACCAACAAAACCTGTTTGGGATAACATATCCCTGAAGTCACTGATTGTAATCTTTAGTTGGAAGAAAAACATTATAAACTTTCTCCACCATGGGATGTATTAATATGTCTCTAATCTTGCCACTTTTAAAGTTGTATCCACAAGTAGCTTGAATAAGGCTGCGCTTATTAAAACCATTGTGGTGAGATAATACTGGTGAAAAATACTCACGTGAGCTCTTGCAGGGCTCGTTTAGAGTTCTGTAGATCTGGTAGGTAGTGAGAGAGTAATCCCTCTGTGAGTTTGTCCACAGCTTTCTTATCCACAAACACGTTCTCTACAGGCGTCGGGCTCTCCAAACAGTCCAACTGGAGCTCTGTCACATGTTGAGGAAATcatgtatttagtattgtgccacagtgttggagctatatattatgtctgttatatatatatatatatatctttgtttttgtttatagtaaatgtattattatttgtgttaTTTTTTAAGTTCGATAAAGTTGTTTTCATTTGAAGGCATCTTTGGACACTGGGTGATTTGAGCACCTGGTGTAGTTGTATATAATGGGAGACAGGCGGTGGTGGGATTAGCGCACCAGAAAGCTTATCGTTTTTTACCAGGGTGAAACAAGCATGCAATAGGAAAGTCACAGCACGTATTGGAAACGTTGTACTTTTGGATGAAGAAATAAATGTACGAAACTACCATCATGGATAATTTCGGCGTACGATTCGCTATCTGCTCCCTCAGCTGCAGTTCTACAGTTTTTAATCCTTCTAGGTGGTCTCAGTACTGAAGACATTGCACAGTCCACcccatattcatttattttccaCCAAAATAAAACAGTGCAAGTATTTCAACTGTACAATAAAATGTGCATGCTATTTATTCATGAACATACTAATTTGCTGAAAATTGGACAATGTTGACATGGATATGGTTAAAATAAGACGATTCCCATGTTCATGACTATTCATGTCCTCTTACACCTCAATATATAATAACAGAGACGGTTGTGTTGGGGTTAAGTAACTGTGCAATGACAGTACACCTCTCATTTTAACTTGTTTCACAAGGTCCAACTTGAAAGAGATATCATTGTCTGAAGTATAAGAAAACAGTCATACACACAAACTTAAGGGCCTGGTTTTAATCAGTATGACATCAGTTGGCAATGATCTGCAGCTGGTTTTAAAATTGACCAGGGAAAATGTACTTTGAACATTTACCTTGGGATAACATTTTGCAGAGAATGTAAAACCCTCTATGTCAAAATATATTGAGCTGGGGAACAACACTGTGGTATAGATATGTAATAAGGATGCATGAAAGGCACAAACTGATAGCTATCTGTAACAATCTATACAGAAATCCATGCCTATCAAGTCAAGACGGCAGAGGCcagatcaaacacacacacacacacacacacacacacacacacacacacacacacacacacacacacacacacacacacacacacacacacacacacacacacacacacacacacacacacacacacacacacacacacacacaccttcaatgGGTGGAGGTCCTTCATCTTCCATCTCCTCTACCTCCATATGCAACGACTCTGTTGACCCAGGCTGCTTCAGAACTTGAAAAAGAGGCATCAATAAATCAGTCACATTCTGTCGGCTGCAAATGATCAGTTAGCTTATCAGAACATCTGACCATAGAGGAAGTAAATTAGCGAGCATGCTGAGCAGCTTCATAACGTGACACATCAGCAACTACACAACCTCTAACAGTCACAACATAGTCTTACCTGATTGCTTGTCTATTCAACAGTAACGTTGTGTAATGGGTTACGTTTTTTCGCACACAAGAAAGAGAAACAACAGCAGAGATGTTTGGATGTGTTGCTGCGTCTGGAAAAAACGTCATGTGACTCGTGCGTCATCACGTGACTGTGGGCGAAACCAAACTTGCTAGAGCAGAGGAGGAGGTGAGAGCAACGACTGATGTTGACAGACACCCGTCTTACGATGACAGTTTTCAATTTAAAGACGAATCGATACTTGACAACCATAAAGGATATATATTAGGTAAGCCGGCTTGTATTTCGTCTCATTACATGTCTCTGTGTGGCTAACTATCACGACAAGGCAGCTAACGTTTACTAGCTAGCTTGTtactatatatttttaaaagatGACTCAACGTTAACCAGCACAACTTCTACAATGATAATCTGAAAGGATCTGTAGTGAATTGCGTTGTCGTTGAGTTGTCGTcaagtttaatttattttgtctcCTCTAGGTAATCAACCGGAGTAGAAATGCAAGACTTGAACCTACAACAATGGGACTGATTCCATAGAGAGGCCTGGATACACCTCAGTGTTAGCAAAGATGTCTGGAGGCAGGCTCTTTAGCAAGGTGCGGTCCGCCTTCAGGAGGGAGAGGAACGACTGGGACCTGAGCGACACCGAGCCTTTCGACTTCTCCAACGAGCTGGGGGACGACGAGACGCCCAAGTTCAACAAGCTCAAGGTGGTGGTCTCCGGGGAGATGTCGGACTACTCCTCCGGTGCTAACTCCAACGGGGTGGCGGTGAACACGCTGGTGGTGTCGGCGGATGATGATGACTCCTTGCTGGACTCTTCCTCCAGCCTGGGCAGCCCGGGGCTCAACATGGACCCCTGCGAGAACTGCACCAAGAAGAGGGACAGCATCAAACACAAGAAAGTGATGAAGAGGCTGGTCATGGCAGCTTTGCTCTATTTCCTCTTCATGACAGGGGAAATTGTCGGTAAGATGTGCAGAGTGAACCTCACACTACATACAGCTCTGGATAAATGAAGAGACCACTGCAGCAATGTCAGTTTCTGTGGTCTTACTATTTATAAGTATGTGTTTGAGTCAAATTAACATTTGTTATTATATTCTTCAAACTACTGACAACCTCTCTTAGAATTCAACAGACACTGGAATAGAATGGCTGTCATACATGTAGAGATTTAAGAAAAATGTGAAGTTGTCTCTTAATTTTTTTCAgagatgtttttttaatattttttttaaaatactgcTAGATATTCCAGTAAGCGTTATGACAAAAGAGATGTAGAATACAAACGTGCTCTGAAGatgatagtaataataataacaatatatAATAATGATCTGTTCATACAGCATACTTTATAAAGTGATTTtgtgtaaaaaaacaacaacacaaaacaacaagtgAACGACAAACGATACTAAAGAGATACCAACAAAGCTACAGACATGTAAAAAGGAACAAAACTGTCATTGAGACACTACAAAAGTTGCAACGTTTAGGAGTTAAAACCTTTAAGGCACCTTCTCCTTTTGTCTTGAGCCCGGGGATAACCAACAAACCCCGATCAGACCTGATGTAGGTCCGCTGTGCTCTTTAAACAGGCAAGGCTCTAAACTAAAAATATTTGGTGGAAAGCCAGTGGAAAGAAATCTTAATGGGAGTCACATGAGACTATTTCGAGCACTTGGTCAAATGCTTGTAGCAGTTTTTGGACCACTTTTTCCTAAGGCAGGTGAAAGGGATTAAAACATAGAAATAGAAGTTGTTTTACATCCATGGCATCCATATGCGAGAGGAAATAAACCCTTAAACCTTTTCAAATCAGCTGGGGATACAGCGCGCCTGAGTTTAGCAATGGTTCGGACATGGCTGTTCAGATATACACAACCGATGGCAAACAGAAAGACATATTAATTGTTCAGTCAATTAGGTGGAGAACATGAACTCTACTACCCTCTGTAAAGCAGGTTTAGTAGGCTGCCTCGCCTGAAACAGAATgccttttttacatttttaaattaaTTTTCAACTGTCAAAATGCACTTTTCTTTTACTTTGAGCACCACAAATCTTTAACTTCCATTTATTATAGTGGAAGGAGACATTTTTTATACTTCTATGCCTAAACATGGGCGTACCATCAAACATGTTTCGTGCTGAAATATCTCTAGAAGAAAAACAGGTTTTTATTTGACACTTAGCTGAAAAGGTGAGGATGATAGATACAATCACACACTTGTGCCTCAGGATTCATCGTGTGTTCATCATCACCTTTCTGACACAGTTAACAAAAATGATGATTGAATCAGAGAATGAGCAGGTTAGGGTATTTCCAAATCCATCCACTGTTCCTCCAAGCTCTACATCAGTATCAATGTTTGTGCAGTTCCTCTCCCTCAGGGTGTTATCGGCTGGAGGACTCTGATTGATTATATGTACCATCATTTCCGCCTCTGGTGCAACAACTCTGAAAGCTTGTTGTGCTGAATTATCTACCCAAGTCttgtttttatattattattaatagatGTTGTGGTTCAAATATATGAGAGATACAATAATTGTGTCAACTAATGGGTTAATCAATATTATATACAGAAAAAGTAACTCGTCTGTTTCGATAATCGACTAATTAGTGATTTTTCATGTCCTGCTTTTCTCTGCTTTGTATCTGAATATATTTTGCTTTTGGAATGACAGAACgagacatttaaagacatcaTCATGAAAACCAAGAAACTAATAAacttttctgacattttataaaAGATTAAATGATGAATCTAGGAATAAATCTGCTGATTAATAATAATGACTTGCATACAAACATACAAATCAATGAATGTTACATACTGGCTATTTTAAAAGCTATTGGATTTTGTTCATGCTAGATTTGTTGTTTTCTTTATGAATCTATTTCTCTATTTAAAAACTGGGACAGTGTAGCATtctttttatacattttgctgaTAGCAGGTGACAGTTCATCAGGGTCACAGTCAGATTGAATTCTCCAGGAATTAGATCGTAGACTATTTTGTCACTTTTAATAAAAGAAATGATTATCCACCAATGAAATCACGTaataacatttgtttattttcCTGGGCCAAGGAGTATCTGTCACATCATACCTAGAATGTAACCACATACTATGCTGTGGGTGTATATCTGCAAGGTGCCAACACTTGTATCTTAAAATCTGTGCATGCCCAAATATTTAAGATAAATCTCTGCAGATATCCTTTCAAATCTCTTCGTCTTGACTTTCAGGTGGTTACTTTTCCAACAGCTTAGCCATCATGACTGACGCTGTGCACATGCTAACAGACGTGGTGGGCATTCTGTTTTCTCTGCTGGCCCTCTGGCTCTCCACCAAACCGCCCACGAGTAGATTTACCTTCGGCCTGCATCGTCTCGGTGAGTTTATGATCTCGGAAGCATTCACACTTCCTCTTCTCTCATATCACTGTAGCACTGTGTGTTAGGAATAGTTAAGTCTCTATCATCGtcagctttatttaaagagactcttggtccatttttaaaaaaagacataaaacactcaaatataaatgaaaaaaggcagttataccaatgtttccacagaggtgactggtatcgtacagcactgagacacggatttgaaagcagcataatgacagagcTATGAGAGACATTCAATCGccagatgaatttgtacatctATAACACAACTGAAGAAGAAACTGCTTCACATCCTCTCTCTACACGTCAGAGGGGAGTTTACATCTGTACTGAAAAGCTTCTGAGGTTGTTTACCATCAGGGTTTTCAATGTGAGTGGTTTTGTGCTTTGTAAATTGTTGTAATCCTAATCTCTGATATGTAGAGTACCAtgactattgttttgtttttattaaggactaaattgataaaaaaaaaagggtctCTGTGTTTAGGAGTGGAAATAATTCTCGGTAGATCATAAAACATTATTGTCCAATCAAGTAGAATTTGACAGTCACAGATGAAAGACACAATGTCGTCTATTCTAAAATAAAGAACAGGACAGGGTTCCAGCTGGACCCTTGTAGGAGGCATtactaaacatgtatttgaTTATCTGTGTTTTCTCACAGCTTTAGTTTTTTGGTATAAACATGCTCTGTATCTACAACTGACCGTTATTCCCCGTCCCTAGAGGTTGTATCGGCAGTCCTCAGTGTAGTGCTCATCTACATCCTGACAGCCATACTGCTCTACGAGGCCGTTCAGAGGACGATACACCAAGAGTTCGACATAGATGGGGATGTCATGCTCATCACTGCAGCTGTGGGCGTGGCTGTCAACCTCATGTAAGTGAAAAGTCACTTTTAAAGAGTGCACGACATGACAACTTTGTAATCGTGCCTTTGAGTGTCACCTTAAGATTGGTCCAAAGTCCTGCCTTAAAGTCACCTGTCCAGTTGATGATTCTCAGTGTTTAATGTTTGACCATATTTGGAAGGTGAATGattacgcagcgtccacacggcggcgtgcgttgaagcttgccggtgggcgtgtctgaaactcgacaaacaaccaatcacatgaatctcccaccccggacacacaagcacgcggtttgattggctagagcttgtactggcatatgatttgattggctgacgcctccgtcgaagcttcaaaagttgaacattgctcaacttttgaagcgagcaaagcgaagtgacggaaccacaatgcatttcggcaaagcgtgacgtcaccccattcaaagggaATGGGCAGaaacgttgaagcttcaacgcgtgccgccgtgtggacgggccgttaaacTCAATGACGACAGTTTCTtagttaaaaacaaaacatacttGTAACTCcaatgccttcaaaataaacgccctctttctttcttttgttttcttctgtGTCTTACAGAATGGGTTTCTTGTTAAACCAAGGTGGTCACGGTCACTCTCATGGCCACGGCCACTCACATGGCCACGGTCACTCTCACGGCTCTGCAGCCGCCTCACAGTCGGGGGGGTCGGGGGGGCAGAGGCAGCAGGGCAGCCTGGCTGTCAGAGCGGCCTTCATCCACGCTCTGGGAGATCTGGTCCAGAGCATCGGGGTGCTCATAGCGGCCTACATCGTCCGCTTCAAGGTACCCATCCATCCATTTCACCATGTATTTACCTTGTAGAAccattgtaaaaaaaataaaatggtatTGTACCAACAAAGTATTTCTGTTACTTTTTGAAAATAAAGCTGGTAATTAAGTGTTGACACCTATTTAACAGAGAACTCCCAAGGCAGTGTGAACCATACAGCTTTAAAGCCATTATGTTGTTAAAACCAAGTGTTAGTTGTAAACGTATAAAAGCATTTAATTAAACAACAAATTCACTAATTGTAAACTAATTGATGGtcttttgatttaaattgatATTAAATACAGGGATGGCTAAGCATGCATTCATATGAAACTTTGATTTGACTTCACAGCCGGACTTTAAGTTGGCAGACCCCATCTGTACCTACATCTTCTCCATCCTGGTACTCGTCACCACGTTCCGCATCATACGAGACACAATAGTCATCGTGCTGGAGGGTGCGTCTCTGGCCGTGGTCCTGCAGTGTCTTCAGAGGATGTTAAGTATTTAAAATGGCGTAGGTGCATTAAGGAGTTTATTTCATCCTCAGGTGTTCCCAGGCATCTGGACACTCTGAGAATCAAAGAAGACCTCCTGAAGCTGGAGGACGTCCAATCAGTGGATGAGCTGAACGTCTGGGCGCTGACCACGGACAAGACTGCAGCTATAGTGCATCTGCAGCTGGGTGAGTAGATACATCAGTACAGACAAGAAGAAAGAAGGAAGAAAGGATCGCGTTTCTAAATATATAGAACTATTATGTGGATCATAAGTATTTTATATCCATTTCGTCTTTAGTTTTTACTCAAAAAAGGTTGTTTTGGGATTTATGACTCATTTATTAACAAGCTTCATAAAGCATTTCTTACTTTGTAGGTTTTGAAATCGCATAAAGGTATATGTCCATATGCAAGGGGCTTCAGAACATATTAAATATGTATGTTTCAGCATCAATACAGAtactttttctttgttttatttgttggtAAAATAACAGAAACTCATCAACTATCAAAATACTTGCAGATACACTTTCTTCTTTCAGCTCTAATAAAGTGAACAGATAACACACGTACATATTTTATCAACCAAGTCAAGACTAGAAATACTACGGCAGTGAAGGCATCTTGAAGTCCTTCTGCTTATGTTCCTGTTGGCTTGTCAGTGACCACGAAGAGCTACTTTTGGCTTGACCACTTTGATGTAGGTTGTTTTCGGTGTTGCTTTGGCAGTCTGTTCAATGTCAGTGACCTGTAAGAGCAAATATATTCTTTTTGTATTTGGCTTCAGTACTTGTTTTAAAGTCAAAGTAAGATCAAAGTGTGCATGATGTGCTGAGACTTGTTCCTGTGTTTATTTCTCACAGGACTTCAGTTTCATCACAGTTGTTTCACAAGAAACTTAACTGCCAGTTCTTCCCTTGGCTTTCAGGTTGCATCCGTATTTGTTTGAATACGATTGTCCTTGTTTTGATCCAGTTCTTTGAATTCAAGCTGTTGTatgacaaaatgtaaaaaatgggTGATAAACTTGTGAGTGACATTgtgaaaacatataatatagAAGATGTTATTTCTTGAAAGAGCTGTTTAACCTTTTTCAGAGCAGTTCAACACATGCAGCAAATCTGGCAGAGCTTACATTGAGAGTATGTCTGATAAGAATGACTGCTCTAGTCCATGAAAGACTTTGAACACTGAAAAGTGTCACATCGCACATACTCAAAACATGTGATTTCTTTATAGGTTTTGAGTGTGCTTTTCATGGACACAACTGCACATTCTTA of Pseudochaenichthys georgianus chromosome 3, fPseGeo1.2, whole genome shotgun sequence contains these proteins:
- the bloc1s6 gene encoding biogenesis of lysosome-related organelles complex 1 subunit 6, encoding MEVEEMEDEGPPPIEELQLDCLESPTPVENVFVDKKAVDKLTEGLLSHYLPDLQNSKRALQELTQNQVILLDTLDQEVTKFRDCNALLDLNSLFTEAKVYHNKLVNVRKEMIMLHEKTTKLKKRALKLQQQKQNEALEKEQQREKELERERRLVAKPAKRS
- the slc30a4 gene encoding probable proton-coupled zinc antiporter SLC30A4, whose product is MSGGRLFSKVRSAFRRERNDWDLSDTEPFDFSNELGDDETPKFNKLKVVVSGEMSDYSSGANSNGVAVNTLVVSADDDDSLLDSSSSLGSPGLNMDPCENCTKKRDSIKHKKVMKRLVMAALLYFLFMTGEIVGGYFSNSLAIMTDAVHMLTDVVGILFSLLALWLSTKPPTSRFTFGLHRLEVVSAVLSVVLIYILTAILLYEAVQRTIHQEFDIDGDVMLITAAVGVAVNLIMGFLLNQGGHGHSHGHGHSHGHGHSHGSAAASQSGGSGGQRQQGSLAVRAAFIHALGDLVQSIGVLIAAYIVRFKPDFKLADPICTYIFSILVLVTTFRIIRDTIVIVLEGVPRHLDTLRIKEDLLKLEDVQSVDELNVWALTTDKTAAIVHLQLAPSSASNWEDVQAKARHLLLHTYGLGRCTVQVQTHRLRPVRTCTHCLQSSA